The stretch of DNA TGCTTCCTTTATATATAGATAGTCTCGTGGAAATGTCTCTAAATAAAAAGCCTCTCCACCCAAGCTCCTCTGTAAAAGAGAATATGAATGCAGGTATTAAATTCATTATTAAAAGCGCTGGGCTAATAATGAACTCTGATTTGCTTATAAAAATAGAGTATCCTATCGACGGGATGAGCCAAATCAAAGGAAAGCTTATTGATACTAAAACCAGCTTAAAGCTTGACATAGCAGATTTAGAACCTACTTCTAATCCTTTGCTTTTTTTATTAAAAAATTTAAAGCCTAGATTTTTTCTAAATAAAATCGAGCATATTACAGCTGATAATCCTGGCCCTAATTGCCCTAAATACCAAAGCAATAGCAGTGGATTGTCCTGAGATGCTGAGCTTATACCTGACCCTATAAATATGAGCCATGCTGTCCAAGAGAAAATGAATGTCAGTAAAATAAAACATAAATCTTCAAATTTAAATATATTGTTTTTCATTTTATCTCCTCCATTCTATCGGTGTAGCTTAAGAATATCAGGAAAGATAATTAAAAACTTTTCAAATCTTGCTGTTTTTCTTAACTGGCAATAAACAGCTAAGCTCTAGATTATTATTTTTAGCATCAATTTCGAATATATTTATTCCTTGTCTGTCGTCTAAATAGTATCCTCTGCTATCAATCCAATACATATACATGAATTCTGAAACCCAGGTCAAATATTTAATCCCATCTGAAAAGTCTGTCATGTCCTGAAATTTCATTTTCAGGACAGCTTTTGATACTTCGAAGGCTTCTACTTTTTTATATTTCATATCGATAATTTTTGAAAGCATCTGCTCTGATACTATGATACCTATGTCATAATCCATTTCATTTTGATTTTTGAACCAATTAAAATCATTAGAGCAGAGGACAAATTTCATGGTATCTGGAGTTATATGATGTGCATCAAGACTTTGCTCTAGTGTCCTTAGGCTCTTTTCTACTCTAAGGTCAAGACTCCCTCCTCTAATTCCGCTTACATCCTCATATACAATATAAAAGGAATCAGAAAAAGACATTTTTAATGAAAATTCTATTTCCAAGGCTTTGAAGGTATCTCTTATCTGGTCTTCTATGTTCTTGTCAGCTAAAAGAGTGTCTTTTGCAAATTTTGGCGAGATATTAAAAACCTTACTAAAAGCTCTAGAAAAATTAGCGGGTGATGAAAATCCCAATTTTTCTGCTAGTTTGGTTATTTTTAGATTTTTATCTCTAAATAATAAACCAGCTGAAAGCATGAGCCTGTTGTTTAGATGAAATTCTCTAAAAGGCATCCCTTTTTCTAATAGAAAAATTCTATGAAAATAAAAAGGAGAATATGAAACTGCTTTAGACACTTCACTCAAGCTTATATTCTTATATACATGAGTAATCGCATATAATATTGCTTCATGAGTTTTATCTCTGCATCTTTTTTTCATATTCTCTCTTCACCTTTATATATTATAGTATCTGCATTTTTCTTTTCTACAGCCATGTGGATGTCTATGGCTGTCCATGCAGGTATAATTATAGCTTGTATCTAAGGTTCCTCCTAGGTATTCCTGCGAATATCTACAGGCTGTTTCTAAAGCAGTATACACAAAATTTTTACAGCAACAAGGACCAGCTTGCTTAGATATATCCTCTATGACTTTTGATACTACGAACATTGTTTTTGAAGTTTCTGTATCTTTTGGACAGGCCGCTCCTAAAATCACACTGTATACGCTACCTATAGCCGGTGCTATGCCACAGATTCCAGTAAGTCCGCAATAAGCTCCTATAGCTTGTTTTTTGGTTCTATTTAATGCCTCTTTAATGTCTTCATCTGTTATTCTTATAGTTTTTTCATTTCTAATTGCTGCTATTAATGCTCCTGCGGCTACCCATGCATGCTCACAGCCGAGCATAGGAAGCTTTGTTTTATCAATTATTTCATTAGCTATCACAAATGGATTTATCCCTTCTGAACAAATACTCATATCATAAATTAAATCAAAAGTATCTTCTCCATGACAGCTATCACATATATAGTGTCCATTAGGACAACTCACATAGCCTAACTCAGTTTTATTACATTTCATACATGTAAATTCTTGTCCGCTTTGAAAATAATCTAGCGTTGCTTTGCATACAAGGCAGTTTTCACTGCTTGTGTCGGTCTGCACCCCTGCAGTTTCTGTAGCTGGTCCTCAGCAGCCCCCTACATGACTAGTTTTATCTATCATTTACCTCACTCCCATTTATTTATATCTACCCTTATATAAGCTTACCATAAATCTAATTTTTATCCCAATCTATAAATTTACGGCGTAAGCCTCATTTTATCTCTAGGAAAAGCTGAAGCATATCTTACATTGTCAAATCCTAGGAGCATTGAAGTGATTCTCTCTAAGCCAATTGCAAACCCTCCATGAGGCGGCATTCCATATTTAAATATATAAAGGTAATCCTTAAACTGTTCCTTGGACAATCCTCGTTTTACTATATTTTCTAAAAGCTGATTATAGTTGTGAATCCTCTGACCTCCAGTTGTTATCTCAAGTCCTCTAAATAATAGGTCAAAGCTTCTGGTTTCGCCTTCACCATAAGGCATAGTGTACATTGGTCTTTTGCTTTGAGGATAATGTGTTATAAATACAAAATCTGAATTAAACTCTCTCTTTATATACTCTGAAATTAACTTTTCTCCCTTAGGGCTTAAATCCGTCTGTAAGTCATTTAGGTTATACTTTTCATTTAGTATAGCAATTGCTTCAGACAGTTTCATTTTAGGTATTTGATATGGAACCTTTGGTAGCTGTGCACCAAGGAGCTCAAGCTCTCTGCTGCATTTACTTTCTACTTCTTTCATCATAAAATCTAATAATCTATTTTCAAGCTCCATAATCTCATACTCGTCTTGGATAAATCCAAACTCTACATCAAGGCTTACATATTCATTGAGATGTCTTTTTGTGTCGTGGCTTTCAGCTCTATACACATGTCCAATCTCAAATACCCTCTCAAATCCTGCTCCCACCATCATCTGTTTATAAAATTGTGGACTCTGAGCCAAATATGCCTTAGTCTCGAAATAATTTAGCTCAAATAAATTGCTTCCTCCTTCTGTTCCTTGAGCTACAATCTTGGGTGTAAAAATTTGAGTAAAATCATTTTTAATTAAAAACTCAGAAAAAGCTTGAGCTAAAACAGCTTTCACCTTAAGCACTGCTCCTAATTTAGGATTTCTAAGTGAAAGCGCCCTATTATTTAGCATCACATCCAAGCTTATATCCATATTTTCCTTGTTTATTTCAATTGGCAAATCTTCATTTGCAGGAGATAGCATGTCGATAGAAATAACCTGAATCTCCAAGCTTTCTGATTTACCTTGAGCTAATTTTACTTTTCCCTTAATCTTTATTACGGCTTCTAGCTTTAAATCTTTTATGTCAATAGTTTTTGTATCTATAACGCATTGGACTAGGCCAGATTTATCCCTTAAAATAATAAAGGCTATTTTCCCAAGCTTTCTTAATCTATGAATCCATCCACTTACAACCACCTCTTGATTTAAATAGCTACTTAGCTCTGCTATCATAATTCTTTTCATAATGCATTCCCCTCACTTTTCTATAAATAACAAAAGCCCACTTCTTAATTAAGAAGCGAGCTTATCTCACGGTACCATTCTTATTAACTGCCATATAGCTAGCAGTTATCTCTTATTTCTATAACGGGAACTCCGGATTCATCTACTTGCTGGGCCCAGCTTTTGAATCATCAACTCAAGGATGTCTTTCAATATGCTTCATCTTCTTGGGCTCTCACCATCCCCAATTCGCTGAAAGATTCCAGATATCTACTCTTCCTTTCACAGTTTTTACTATATTTTTACGAAGTATACTCCTTTGAAATTTACTTGTCAAGTAGTTTACATTTTTTTACTATAGATAAACTTAATAGATATTGCCGTTTCTATAATAATTTTCAATTTGACCTATATTGTTAAATAACGTAATATTATCGTCGACAATGAATACTAAAAAAGGAGATAAAATCATGAAAAAGAAGTTAGTTACTTTATTTTTAAGCGGACTTTTAGTAATGTCTTTAGCTACTGGATGCTCTGCAAAACCAGCTGAGCAAGGTACGCAGGAACAAGCAGCTCCTGAAGCTGAACAAACTATAGCTTCAGTTGAGAAAACTAAGGTATATGTTACACCAGAATGGGTAAAAAGCGTCATCGATAAAAACCAGCCTGAATCTGAAAATTACATAATTTTAGAAGCTGCCTGGGGTACAGAAAAAGATAGCCCAGACTATTTAAAAGCTCATCTTCCAGGTGCTATTCACCTTAACACAGATGAAATAGAAGAACCTGAATATTGGAATATTAGAAATGCTGAAGAAATAACAGCTGTAATGTCAAAATATGGAATTACTAAGGATACTACTGTTATAGTTTATGGCCCTGACTCAGGAACTGAAAGAGTTGCCTTTGTAATGCTATGGGCAGGCGTTGAAAACGTTAAGGTTCTAGATGGTGGCCTTGCTGCTTGGACTGAGGCAGGTTACGAAACAGAAGAAGGCAATATACTTCCAACTGCTACAACAGAAGATTTTGGAGTACAAATTCCAGCTCACCCTGAGTATGTTATAGCTATGCCAAAAGATGCTAGCGAAGCAATGAAAGCTAACGATAAGTTCAGACTTGTAAGTATAAGAAGCCTAGATGAATTCACTGGAAAAATTAGCGGCTACAGCTATATAGAAAAAACTGGAGAGCCAGAAGGTGCTCTTTGGGGACATGACGAATTCGATTATTATAACGAAGATGGAACTATAGCTGATTTTGATAAAGCTGTACAGATGTGGAGCGAGCAAGGTATCACTAAAGAAAATGAAATTGCATTTTATTGTGGTACAGGCTGGAGAGCTTGTGTTCCATGGCTAATGGCTTATGAAAATGGTTGGACTAACGTAAAATTATACGACGGTGGATGGTTTGCATGGCAAATGGATGAAACAAATCCAGTTCAAAAAATCACACCAGAAGAAGCTGCTGCAAGATATAACTAGGTATATTAATTACCCCAGATATTACATTCTCTAACTTGAGATATATCTGGGGTAATTTTTTCATAAATATTATTTTTCTGCCATTATCATAAACATTAGTGTCGATGCATAGTTAATTTGTTCTTCCTCATCCCATACAACTTTTCCAATATTTTGTTCTATCATAATTTTCGAATATCCGTTATTTATAAGCACAGCGGCATCCCACTGAGGTCTCATTGTTTTACTAAGTGGTAAATTTCTTGATATTTATTCCACCCTTATATAACGCTCTATTCCATTCTTTATATGCTGTAAATGTTATTTATTCTTTATAAAACCATTGAGGTGTCATGGGTAATGTTTATACTATAAAAAGTGTCTGGAAAATGTTAAAATTTAGAAATAACTACTTGAATTTTCCGTAAGATAGCAAAGATATGAAATTTTAATAAAAAATGTTTTTTAGATTAAGTTCAAAATGTGATGAGAGGATGATGAGGATGAAACAAATCGCAAGGATAATTATTTTTTTTCTTTTGATAACAACCATGATTGTACCACCGAATACAAGTTATGCTATAGGTGAATTCACTTTGCCACCACGAACAGTTAACTATGATTCTGCGACATCTGGCGGAACGTTGACTTTTGAATTTCAAGTCAGTCCAATTTATTATGACAATGTGGTGTACTGGGTAGTCACTCCCGACACAGTTACATTAAATGCAGCAGAAATTCAAGCAGAATCTTCTGGAAGCACTTATCCTGGAGGTAGTATTGGGTATACCACTTCATTGCAAAAAGCTACTGAAAATGACATAAGCTCTGGGAGAAGCTATAAACTTCACTATGTAATTTCTAACTATGGTTCACTGCTACCTGCGTCACAAGGAGAACTATCATTTGACGCTATGTCTTTTGTAAATGAAACTCCAGTGCACAATCCTAGTGGAACAGGCGATTTTAGTATAGATGTAAGTGCCGATACACAAGGAACGATTTATGCTGCGTTATATCTACTAGGCTCATCTCCTACAAAAGATGATATTATAGATAGTCAAGGAACTGCATTGGCTTATGATTACAAGATTATCACAACACCAGAGGAAAAAGTGACATTAGATTTTACTTATAGTGGGTTAATGCTGAACCACGAATACTCAGTTTATATTGTAAGAATGGATTCAAATGGAAACTATTACTTTTCTGATTCGCCATCGGTTTCTCCATTACAATTACCAAAGGTTGAATTTACAAATGCAGTATATAGCAACGATACATTATCAGATTTAACAGACGATTACATTAGCATTATTTTTGATGAAGCGCTGACAAACCCTGGAAATATCGATGATTATTTTATTCAAGTAGGCACAGGTCAAGGAGAACAGTTTGAACCTTATAATTTCTCCTTTATTCCAGGAATCGACTACACGTTTAAAAGTTATGATCCAAAAACCTATACAGTTCACTTAGGTGTAACGTCAACAGGATTAGAAAAATTGAAAAGCTTATCATTGAATTCATCTAGTGTTATGCAAGTTAGAGCTAATGCAGTAAGTACTATTAGACCAAGAGTGCCTGACAATGTGTGGGTAGATATTTCTCCATTTGATTTAACAGTTATTAACAGGCAAAATAAATCAAAACTCATAACAGCAGTTTATGATGAGTT from Acetoanaerobium noterae encodes:
- a CDS encoding sulfurtransferase; translation: MKKKLVTLFLSGLLVMSLATGCSAKPAEQGTQEQAAPEAEQTIASVEKTKVYVTPEWVKSVIDKNQPESENYIILEAAWGTEKDSPDYLKAHLPGAIHLNTDEIEEPEYWNIRNAEEITAVMSKYGITKDTTVIVYGPDSGTERVAFVMLWAGVENVKVLDGGLAAWTEAGYETEEGNILPTATTEDFGVQIPAHPEYVIAMPKDASEAMKANDKFRLVSIRSLDEFTGKISGYSYIEKTGEPEGALWGHDEFDYYNEDGTIADFDKAVQMWSEQGITKENEIAFYCGTGWRACVPWLMAYENGWTNVKLYDGGWFAWQMDETNPVQKITPEEAAARYN
- a CDS encoding S-layer homology domain-containing protein, coding for MKQIARIIIFFLLITTMIVPPNTSYAIGEFTLPPRTVNYDSATSGGTLTFEFQVSPIYYDNVVYWVVTPDTVTLNAAEIQAESSGSTYPGGSIGYTTSLQKATENDISSGRSYKLHYVISNYGSLLPASQGELSFDAMSFVNETPVHNPSGTGDFSIDVSADTQGTIYAALYLLGSSPTKDDIIDSQGTALAYDYKIITTPEEKVTLDFTYSGLMLNHEYSVYIVRMDSNGNYYFSDSPSVSPLQLPKVEFTNAVYSNDTLSDLTDDYISIIFDEALTNPGNIDDYFIQVGTGQGEQFEPYNFSFIPGIDYTFKSYDPKTYTVHLGVTSTGLEKLKSLSLNSSSVMQVRANAVSTIRPRVPDNVWVDISPFDLTVINRQNKSKLITAVYDEFETLDVNDDGILLGFDSSDVTEIGSTTDYEVAIDTHSSNGFVSADSVLTASDYTVTPQNGGVRLNFTATGLTKLPTSGLSFWRVTIVNPNNLTPNVDPDGKVVTFSRNIMPSPPPNSGNGSSSGNSSNKDDKDDRKPIKAPVVEITTPQVEEEFSQQISDQNGTNSPVFTDTENHWAKSDIDFVIQRGLFSGTGDGKFSPNMPMTRGMFVTVLGKLAKVDLTRFTSSSFKDVNSDAYYLPYIQWANTSGIVNGISSEEFAPDMEISREQMAVMLLNYIKAMNIDLAKLNEENQFSDTDEMSIWAKEAVKAIQMSGILSGKPDNKFDPKGIATRAEVSSMLRRFIELIEGRN
- the aspS gene encoding aspartate--tRNA(Asn) ligase → MKRIMIAELSSYLNQEVVVSGWIHRLRKLGKIAFIILRDKSGLVQCVIDTKTIDIKDLKLEAVIKIKGKVKLAQGKSESLEIQVISIDMLSPANEDLPIEINKENMDISLDVMLNNRALSLRNPKLGAVLKVKAVLAQAFSEFLIKNDFTQIFTPKIVAQGTEGGSNLFELNYFETKAYLAQSPQFYKQMMVGAGFERVFEIGHVYRAESHDTKRHLNEYVSLDVEFGFIQDEYEIMELENRLLDFMMKEVESKCSRELELLGAQLPKVPYQIPKMKLSEAIAILNEKYNLNDLQTDLSPKGEKLISEYIKREFNSDFVFITHYPQSKRPMYTMPYGEGETRSFDLLFRGLEITTGGQRIHNYNQLLENIVKRGLSKEQFKDYLYIFKYGMPPHGGFAIGLERITSMLLGFDNVRYASAFPRDKMRLTP
- a CDS encoding CPBP family intramembrane glutamic endopeptidase, yielding MKNNIFKFEDLCFILLTFIFSWTAWLIFIGSGISSASQDNPLLLLWYLGQLGPGLSAVICSILFRKNLGFKFFNKKSKGLEVGSKSAMSSFKLVLVSISFPLIWLIPSIGYSIFISKSEFIISPALLIMNLIPAFIFSFTEELGWRGFLFRDISTRLSIYKGSIIIGLIWAIWHLPILYFSSFKDPNQFIFFLSTYIPTLVLWSIIFGWLFKASNQSILAVTISHTLFTVSYNLIMPFISVSVISASILPMTTTLIIVMYIISKKTPSLLK
- a CDS encoding helix-turn-helix transcriptional regulator — its product is MKKRCRDKTHEAILYAITHVYKNISLSEVSKAVSYSPFYFHRIFLLEKGMPFREFHLNNRLMLSAGLLFRDKNLKITKLAEKLGFSSPANFSRAFSKVFNISPKFAKDTLLADKNIEDQIRDTFKALEIEFSLKMSFSDSFYIVYEDVSGIRGGSLDLRVEKSLRTLEQSLDAHHITPDTMKFVLCSNDFNWFKNQNEMDYDIGIIVSEQMLSKIIDMKYKKVEAFEVSKAVLKMKFQDMTDFSDGIKYLTWVSEFMYMYWIDSRGYYLDDRQGINIFEIDAKNNNLELSCLLPVKKNSKI
- a CDS encoding DUF5714 domain-containing protein, which translates into the protein MIDKTSHVGGCUGPATETAGVQTDTSSENCLVCKATLDYFQSGQEFTCMKCNKTELGYVSCPNGHYICDSCHGEDTFDLIYDMSICSEGINPFVIANEIIDKTKLPMLGCEHAWVAAGALIAAIRNEKTIRITDEDIKEALNRTKKQAIGAYCGLTGICGIAPAIGSVYSVILGAACPKDTETSKTMFVVSKVIEDISKQAGPCCCKNFVYTALETACRYSQEYLGGTLDTSYNYTCMDSHRHPHGCRKEKCRYYNI